The proteins below are encoded in one region of bacterium:
- a CDS encoding PQQ-binding-like beta-propeller repeat protein, with product MRLSSAARVIVVALALLLVVSLSSRPDVLAGPATDSDVGLTGNVLIADADNNRILEVTPDKRIAWEFPRPGDLAPGQTFVDPDDAFYTPGGHTIITNQEDNHMIAIIDYATRKIVWEYGRAGHAGRAPGYLNTPDDAYQLPDGRITVADIKNCRVLLFDPPPARHIRRQFGVTGRCDAAPGHFMSPNGDTPLPNGNLLVTEIGRRTASELDLATGKILYRVPLPVAYASDTQLTRAGEYLTVDYVRPGKVVVVTRSGKVLWSYGPTSGPGMLNHPSLAIELPNGNFLLNDDENDRVIVLSRRTKRILWQYGVTGVAGRKPGYLKDPDGVDLKPVTFGR from the coding sequence TTGCGGCTTTCATCCGCGGCTCGCGTCATCGTGGTTGCGCTCGCGCTGTTGCTCGTCGTCTCGCTCTCCAGCCGGCCGGACGTTCTCGCCGGTCCGGCGACTGATTCCGACGTCGGCCTCACCGGCAACGTCCTGATCGCCGACGCGGACAACAACCGAATTCTCGAGGTCACCCCGGACAAGCGCATCGCCTGGGAGTTCCCGCGGCCCGGCGATCTGGCCCCCGGCCAGACGTTTGTCGATCCCGACGACGCGTTCTACACGCCCGGCGGCCATACGATCATCACCAACCAGGAAGACAACCACATGATCGCGATCATTGACTACGCGACGCGGAAGATCGTGTGGGAGTACGGCCGTGCCGGCCATGCCGGGAGGGCGCCGGGATATCTCAATACGCCCGACGACGCCTACCAGCTCCCCGACGGCCGCATCACCGTCGCGGACATCAAGAACTGCCGGGTCCTCCTCTTTGACCCGCCCCCCGCGCGCCACATCCGGCGGCAGTTCGGCGTCACGGGGCGGTGCGACGCCGCGCCGGGGCATTTCATGTCCCCCAACGGCGACACTCCCCTCCCCAACGGGAATCTCCTCGTCACCGAGATCGGGCGACGAACCGCGTCCGAACTCGACCTGGCGACCGGGAAAATTCTCTATCGCGTTCCTCTGCCCGTCGCCTACGCATCGGACACGCAGCTGACCCGGGCGGGAGAGTACCTCACCGTAGATTACGTACGCCCCGGCAAGGTCGTTGTCGTCACGCGGAGCGGAAAGGTCCTGTGGTCGTACGGACCCACGTCGGGGCCGGGCATGCTCAATCATCCGTCGTTAGCGATCGAACTCCCGAACGGCAATTTTCTTTTGAACGACGACGAGAATGACCGCGTCATCGTCCTCAGCCGGCGCACCAAGAGAATTCTTTGGCAATACGGGGTGACGGGGGTCGCGGGCCGGAAGCCGGGCTATCTCAAGGATCCGGACGGCGTGGACCTCAAACCGGTGACGTTCGGACGCTAG
- a CDS encoding CoA ester lyase: MLFAPGNDAEATTRALHHAAADAAILDLEDTVPTAEKARTRQFVRDAVDVPHTTKAYVRVNGVDTPWFFGDLEGIIGSGVDGVVLPKVGGALEVYLADRFLTHLERERGLTAGSIDLLPLIETARGMVHLPEIAASRISRMRRLTFGAVDLSLDVGFTATAEENELLFARTRMAIYSRSGELDPPIDTVYLDLQNTAGFEDGCRRARALGFQGRLCVHPDQVRVANRVFAPTPEELAWARDVVTAFREAEARGRAAVEVRGQFVDYPVVRRAERFLREAGQL, encoded by the coding sequence ATGCTGTTCGCTCCGGGCAACGACGCGGAGGCGACCACCCGAGCGCTGCATCATGCCGCCGCCGACGCGGCGATCCTCGATCTGGAAGACACCGTCCCGACGGCGGAAAAGGCGCGCACGCGCCAATTCGTGCGCGACGCCGTGGACGTGCCTCATACAACGAAGGCATACGTGCGTGTGAACGGTGTCGATACGCCGTGGTTCTTCGGCGACCTCGAAGGAATCATCGGATCCGGGGTGGACGGCGTTGTCCTTCCCAAGGTCGGCGGCGCCCTCGAAGTCTACCTGGCCGACAGATTCCTGACACACCTGGAGCGTGAACGAGGCCTGACCGCGGGGAGTATCGATCTGCTCCCCCTCATTGAGACGGCGCGGGGGATGGTGCATCTCCCCGAGATCGCGGCGAGTCGAATCTCGAGGATGCGCCGCCTCACCTTCGGCGCCGTCGATTTGAGTCTCGACGTCGGGTTCACGGCAACGGCAGAAGAGAACGAGCTGCTGTTCGCCCGCACCCGGATGGCCATATACTCTCGCTCGGGTGAGCTCGACCCGCCCATCGACACCGTGTACCTCGACCTCCAGAACACCGCGGGATTCGAAGACGGCTGCCGGCGCGCCCGGGCGCTGGGGTTCCAGGGCCGCCTGTGTGTCCACCCGGACCAGGTGCGGGTGGCCAACCGCGTCTTCGCACCCACCCCGGAGGAGCTGGCATGGGCGAGGGATGTCGTAACCGCATTCCGGGAGGCCGAAGCCCGCGGCCGGGCCGCCGTCGAGGTGCGGGGACAATTTGTCGACTACCCGGTCGTGCGGAGGGCCGAGCGGTTCCTCCGGGAGGCCGGACAACTGTAA